A region from the Pithys albifrons albifrons isolate INPA30051 chromosome Z, PitAlb_v1, whole genome shotgun sequence genome encodes:
- the LOC139684976 gene encoding avidin-like, whose protein sequence is MGSSAFFMILTLALAACVASAERKCLLSGSWRSDTGCRMVVSTLSKDGRFSGSYLPGPATSDSEIPTSPLEGSQQDAGLVPQPTFSFTVHWRLQDSETDQTAVFLGQCYVGTNGEEILHALWLLREATDSPTEDWKATWIGTSIFTRIK, encoded by the exons ATGGGGAGCAGTGCCTTTTTCATGATCCTCACCCTGGCCTTGGCAGCCTGTGTTGCGTCTGCAGAGAGAAAG TGCCTCCTCTCCGGATCATGGCGAAGCGACACCGGCTGCCGGATGGTTGTGTCCACCCTCAGCAAGGATGGCAGATTCTCTGGTTCCTACCTGCCTGGTCCTGCCACTAGTGACTCTGAAATCCCCACCTCACCACTGGAGGGGTCCCAGCAAGATGCAGGACTGGTCCCACAgcccaccttctccttcaccGTGCACTGGCGGCTCCAAG ACTCAGAGACAGACCAGACAGCCGTCTTCCTGGGCCAGTGCTATGTGGGCACCAATGGGGAGGAGATCCTGCATGCTCTGTGGCTCCTCCGAGAGGCAACTGACAGTCCCACTGAGGACTGGAAAGCCACCTG GATTGGCACAAGCATCTTCACACGGATAAAATAA
- the LOC139684813 gene encoding avidin-like has translation MDRGTFILVFTLAVAVRVAPAERKCQLSGLWRNEQDSLMEISALRDNGDFQGKYLTRVTLSSGCAHISPLKGIQQQPGEGGRPTFAFTVRWDKFSNATTAFVGQCFVDSGGKETLTTMWLLREAVGSLKEDSKATRVGRNVFTRKRTAKGKILPSFSPSCEDVSFPAP, from the exons ATGGACAGAGGCACTTTCATCCTGGTCTTCACTCTGGCCGTGGCAGTGCGTGTTGCCCCTGCAGAGAGGAAG TGCCAGCTCAGCGGGCTGTGGAGGAATGAGCAGGATTCACTGATGGAGATTTCGGCATTGAGGGACAACGGGGACTTCCAGGGAAAATACCTCACACGGGTCACCCTCTCCAGTGGCTGTGCCCACATCTCCCCCCTGAAGGGCATCCAGCAGCAACCTGGTGAAGGAGGCCGGCCCACCTTCGCCTTTACTGTGCGCTGGGACAAGTTCTCTA ATGCCACGACCGCCTTTGTGGGGCAATGCTTTGTGGATTCGGGTGGAAAGGAGACACTGACCACCATGTGGCTGCTGCGTGAAGCTGTTGGGTCCCTCAAGGAGGACTCAAAAGCCACGAG GGTGGGCAGAAATGTCTTCACACGCAAACGCACTGCAAAAGGAAAGATCCTGCCAAGCTTCTCCCCATCCTGTGAGGATGTGTCTTTCCCAGCTCCATGA
- the CREB3 gene encoding cyclic AMP-responsive element-binding protein 3 translates to MSGPEGLDALADMDLLDFLLKDDAPCPEIPGEQNGLLEDWGLPTPELLDKEMDDFISSLLSPLEDEPGTLDYLPASSDSSISEDQHLSHCPGSNFANRDVVQVDHNYSLHWPVLESVRSDMAEGDVTIELGTWVGLEDTSKKVEQSSSFSIAVAVDAEPQLMPGTIVQSDFPELVLTEEEKQLLEKEGVTLPTCLPLTKAEERVLRKVRRKIRNKQSAQDSRRRRKIYVDGLENRVAVCTAQNHELEKKVQQLQKQNISLLKQLWKLQTLVRRSAPKTTRRTTCTMIVVLSFCLILCPSIRSPGSIEPQLVPKVLSRQIREFPNHEAPDVQQDAQLEGFSPEPGDSSLSGNLSQSWEERQSPLNPSPRSFNSNSSSDPPAAANSEVGPSKSDPLPAAVLVPWKTESQEWVEHPDRVLIQQHHANEM, encoded by the exons ATGTCAGGCCCGGAGGGACTGGATGCCCTGGCAGATATGGACCTCCTTGACTTTCTCCTGAAGGATGATGCTCCCTGCCCTGAAATTCCAGGGGAGCAGAATGGTCTGCTGGAAGACTGGGGCTTGCCGACACCTGAG ctcctggacaAGGAAATGGATGACTTTATCAGCTCACTTCTGAGCCCCTTAGAAGATGAACCAGGCACACTTGATTATTTGCctgccagcagtgacagcagcatttctgaagaTCAACATCTGTCCCATTGCCCTGGCAGCAATTTTGCCAACAGAGACGTTGTGCAGGTTGATCACAACTATTCCCTCCATTGGCCTGTGCTGGAAAGCGTGAGGTCTGACATGGCAGAAGGAGATGTTACTATTGAGCTGG ggACATGGGTGGGTTTGGAAGACACAAGCAAGAAAGTGGAACAGAGCTCTAGTTTCTCCATTGCTGTTGCTGTGGATGCTGAACCCCAGCTCATGCCTGGAACCATCGTGCAG TCTGACTTCCCAGAGCTGGTCCTGacagaggaggagaagcagctcctggagaaAGAAGGTGTTACTTTACCAACATGTCTCCCACTGACCAAA GCTGAAGAGCGAGTTCTGAGAAAAGTGCGCCGTAAGATCCGGAACAAGCAGTCAGCTCAGGATAGTCGTCGCAGGAGAAAGATATATGTGGATGGCCTGGAAAACAG GGTGGCAGTCTGTACAGCTCAAAATCATGAACTGGAAAAGAaggtgcagcagctgcagaagcagaaCAT aTCGCTGCTCAAGCAGCTGTGGAAACTGCAGACCCTGGTGAGGCGATCCGCCCCTAAAACTACCAGAAGAACAACCTGCACCATG ATTGTGGTTCTGTCCTTCTGCCTCATTCTCTGCCCCAGCATCCGCTCACCTGGGAGCATAGAGCCACAACTGGTGCCCAAAG TGCTGTCACGGCAGATCCGCGAGTTCCCGAACCACGAAGCACCTGATGTGCAGCAGGATGCTCAGCTGGAGGGCTTCAGCCCAGAGCCTGGGGACTCTTCGCTGTCAGGCAACCTCAGTCAGTCATGGGAAGAGAGGCAAAGTCCACTCAACCCCAGTCCTAGGTCTTTCAACAGCAACTCATCCTCTgaccctccagcagcagcaaactctGAGGTGGGCCCTTCCAAGAGTGACCCTTtgccagcagcagtgctggtgccctGGAAAACCGAGAGTCAGGAGTGGGTGGAACACCCTGATAGAGTTCTCATCCAGCAGCACCATGCCAATGAGATGTGA